The Lysinibacillus pakistanensis genome includes a window with the following:
- a CDS encoding toxic anion resistance protein, with translation MSEFNNDLLKSKDPFASENPLLQPNPLAKVEQEQKPVLVSEQELSQIAQNQLALKQDPEVHALAQKIDVKDQIAMLELGKETANGISTFSDKMLASMKTSKLEESSVLLNNLNRIMDKFDPQDFAEDKKGGFLSRLFTKGKEQLEKFLSKYDSMNKEVDVIYREIQKYEVEMKRNTVDLENLYDQNLDYFQTLSKFVAAIEVRTDEVRASLPALEQKAQTGDQLAAMEYETLLRAVELLEQRRYDLEMAQQVSFQSAPQIRLMQQGNNHLIAKINSAFVTTIPIFKQGLIHAVTLKRQKLISDSMSELDRRTNEMLVRNAENISKNSVNIARSAGSPSIKIETIETTWQTIMAGIQETKQIQAETARNREEGRKRIERLQLEYEKLKKM, from the coding sequence ATGTCTGAATTCAACAATGACCTATTAAAATCGAAAGATCCATTCGCATCAGAAAATCCATTATTACAGCCTAATCCATTGGCAAAAGTGGAGCAAGAGCAAAAACCAGTACTTGTTTCTGAGCAAGAGCTATCTCAAATTGCTCAAAATCAGTTGGCATTAAAGCAAGATCCTGAGGTTCATGCATTAGCACAAAAAATTGATGTAAAAGATCAAATTGCAATGCTAGAGCTTGGAAAAGAAACAGCGAATGGCATTTCTACTTTTTCAGATAAAATGCTTGCATCAATGAAAACGAGTAAGCTTGAGGAATCAAGTGTATTATTAAATAACTTAAATCGGATTATGGATAAATTCGATCCTCAAGATTTTGCGGAGGACAAAAAGGGAGGCTTCCTATCAAGGCTATTTACAAAAGGAAAGGAACAATTAGAAAAGTTTCTATCCAAATATGACAGCATGAATAAGGAAGTTGATGTGATCTATCGTGAGATTCAAAAATATGAAGTTGAGATGAAAAGGAATACGGTTGATCTTGAAAATCTTTATGATCAAAATTTAGACTACTTCCAAACGTTGAGTAAGTTTGTTGCCGCGATTGAAGTAAGAACTGACGAAGTACGTGCGTCATTACCAGCGCTTGAACAAAAAGCTCAAACTGGTGATCAATTAGCAGCAATGGAATATGAAACATTGCTCCGTGCTGTGGAGTTACTTGAGCAACGTCGTTATGATCTAGAAATGGCACAGCAAGTTTCATTCCAGTCTGCTCCACAAATTCGATTGATGCAGCAAGGGAATAACCATTTAATTGCTAAAATTAACTCTGCGTTCGTTACAACAATACCGATCTTTAAGCAAGGACTTATTCATGCTGTAACGTTAAAACGCCAAAAGCTTATTTCAGATTCAATGAGTGAACTGGACCGTCGTACAAATGAAATGCTTGTGAGAAATGCAGAGAATATTAGTAAAAATAGTGTTAATATCGCACGTTCTGCAGGTAGCCCAAGCATAAAAATTGAAACTATTGAAACAACATGGCAAACAATTATGGCTGGTATTCAAGAAACAAAACAAATTCAAGCGGAGACAGCGAGAAATCGTGAGGAAGGCCGAAAACGTATTGAACGCCTACAGCTTGAATATGAAAAACTGAAAAAAATGTAA